One segment of Triticum aestivum cultivar Chinese Spring chromosome 2A, IWGSC CS RefSeq v2.1, whole genome shotgun sequence DNA contains the following:
- the LOC123189395 gene encoding uncharacterized protein isoform X2, with amino-acid sequence MTTLVPSHYEDDPWLVTDDHLRGRFMAGWGWSVPSHCEEMIHGRSRMVTCGEHEYLLHILPILAHLAMKMTARRIPPSHLFSISVKLSSPASPKANLNTGPREEHVANHAGGRRGVVWECYHQRTQEAAHHGCMDQPRKSILAIHLWRGFMTYKPIDLGVHFPVKQMFIADNTKTMIGTLRLQGCTLELKIWCLRIEGSNPSTLEFEHVTCDGERKR; translated from the exons ATGACCACTCTAG TTCCATCGCACTACGAGGATGATCCATGGCTGGTCACGGACGATCACCTGCGAGGACGATTCATGGCCGGTTGGGGATGGTCAGTTCCATCACACTGCGAGGAGATGATTCATGGCCGGTCGAGGATGGTCACCTGCGGTGAGCACGAGTACCTCCTCCATATCCTCCCTATACTAGCACACTTGGCGATGAAAATGACAGCCAGGAGAATCCCTCCTTCACACCTCTTCTCCATCTCTGTCAAATTGTCCTCTCCAGCAAG CCCGAAGGCCAACCTTAATACTGGACCTCGAGAGGAGCATGTGGCCAACCATGCCGGAGGACGCAGAGGAGTTGTTTGGGAATGTTATCATCAGAGGACCCAAGAAGCAGCCCACCATGGATGCATGGACCAACCACGGAAGTCTATT CTTGCAATCCATCTGTGGCGAGGGTTCATGACATACAAGCCGATAGATTTGGGGGTCCACTTCCCGGTGAAACAAATGTTCATTGCAGACAATACGAAGACGATGATTGGTACATTGAG GCTGCAAGGTTGCACCTTGGAGCTCAAAATTTGGTGTCTTCGCATTGAAGGATCCAATCCATCGACTTTGGAGTTTGAACATGTCACTTGTGATGGGGAGAGGAAGAGATGA
- the LOC123189395 gene encoding uncharacterized protein isoform X1, with protein MDLETNHGVSRLPAILPSALKEKLLPLLMTTLVPSHYEDDPWLVTDDHLRGRFMAGWGWSVPSHCEEMIHGRSRMVTCGEHEYLLHILPILAHLAMKMTARRIPPSHLFSISVKLSSPASPKANLNTGPREEHVANHAGGRRGVVWECYHQRTQEAAHHGCMDQPRKSILAIHLWRGFMTYKPIDLGVHFPVKQMFIADNTKTMIGTLRLQGCTLELKIWCLRIEGSNPSTLEFEHVTCDGERKR; from the exons ATGGATTTGGAAACTAATCATGGAGTGTCTAGATTGCCTGCTATATTACCAAGTGCGCTGAAGGAAAAGCTGTTGCCACTGTTGATGACCACTCTAG TTCCATCGCACTACGAGGATGATCCATGGCTGGTCACGGACGATCACCTGCGAGGACGATTCATGGCCGGTTGGGGATGGTCAGTTCCATCACACTGCGAGGAGATGATTCATGGCCGGTCGAGGATGGTCACCTGCGGTGAGCACGAGTACCTCCTCCATATCCTCCCTATACTAGCACACTTGGCGATGAAAATGACAGCCAGGAGAATCCCTCCTTCACACCTCTTCTCCATCTCTGTCAAATTGTCCTCTCCAGCAAG CCCGAAGGCCAACCTTAATACTGGACCTCGAGAGGAGCATGTGGCCAACCATGCCGGAGGACGCAGAGGAGTTGTTTGGGAATGTTATCATCAGAGGACCCAAGAAGCAGCCCACCATGGATGCATGGACCAACCACGGAAGTCTATT CTTGCAATCCATCTGTGGCGAGGGTTCATGACATACAAGCCGATAGATTTGGGGGTCCACTTCCCGGTGAAACAAATGTTCATTGCAGACAATACGAAGACGATGATTGGTACATTGAG GCTGCAAGGTTGCACCTTGGAGCTCAAAATTTGGTGTCTTCGCATTGAAGGATCCAATCCATCGACTTTGGAGTTTGAACATGTCACTTGTGATGGGGAGAGGAAGAGATGA